In Pleuronectes platessa chromosome 8, fPlePla1.1, whole genome shotgun sequence, the genomic stretch attccTCTGCTCATTCGATCGTTCAATGCTGCAactacattttcacaaattcaCTTTGTTTAATAGCTTCCATTTAAATCGTGGATTGCAGCAAACAAGACATACACCCTCTTGCCATATGATAACGTGGCATAAAAATAGCTGGTAAATCTTAATTCTCCTCTTGGTGGTGAAATTTGTGAGTGGACCATTgcagatgattaaaaaaaaaaagacagcaaGAATAACTTTTTGGTGCAAAGCTTCAACCCTGCGTTGTCACAGCTTCAAACTCTGAACTTTGAGGCATCAGCCACCAGAATGTGGGAAATCAGCGCCCTCTACTGTCAGATTGAGGTGTTGTAATGACAGATCTGGGAGAGACGTCTGAACTTTACTGCGGGGGTCATTATGAAGGCAGTTCAGGAAAATACAGCGTAGGTCACTGGtggaaaaaaagttaaatatttcaGTGCGACATTTTGTAGAAATGGAAGCAGGTAAATGAAGCTCAAGTGCCTAAAACAGGTACAGTACTTGAATGAGTTCACTTTAGTTTACTTTGCTTCTGTTAATATTAGTTTTTCTTTCGTTTGTTattgttcttcatcctctctcctcatcccaTCAAACACGTACACACGTGTTCACCTGACTTTCCAAGTTCAAGGTATAGTGGTTTTCAGAGGAGGTGGGTGTCAGAGTGTGCACATTGTGCTACATAATTTAGGCTCCATATTACCTTACATCCGCCCTGGCTGCCCTACAAACCACGCTCACTCATTAGCTATTCACTGGATGatttttaacagaaaaaatatcATTATGCTGAtagattcagattcagaataCTTTATTAATTCCAGAAGGGCAATTCATTTCGACAGTCTAACCAATCGGGAGTTTGCAGCTGCGCCATGTGTGGCGACCACGGGCTTCTGATGTCACGGTGGTGAATAAGACATGTGTTATCTCCACTGGTCATATTTTAACTTGACAGCAGACCCCCTTCATTTAATGGTACAAAGATGATAAAGGACCTTCACATCAGAGCAATGACTGATGGGGTTAAGGTTACATTCTCTCAATGGAGATGCTTTGTACTGTTGATGTAGCGAAGCAGGCAAAACAGATGCTACAACAACAATTCAGGAAACTGAAAATAAGAGATATGTGAAAAATCATTCGCTGTAGTGGAGGAGTGAATATATTTTCTGTAGGTTCTTGGCATTCCCTGAATATTCTGTTATAGTCTAGCAccttttgctttgttttcaaaGTTGGACCCAAAAttactgtttttaaaaatgatgggttttaatttgttgtggtttttattAAGGAATGCAGGCTGTGCACTGGGAAGAAACACTGAATGCAAGtcagttatatttattttcatatcagcataatatatataattgtttgtattaacaaagatttatttttctacatGAATCCTTTTATGAAATAGAGTACTGTGTCACTGCTTTGTCATGGTGCCTTGCCGATGATGAGGATGCTCATGAGGAAAACCATGATGAAGAAGATCCACATGAAGAACCGGTCCATCACCTTAGCGATCTTCTTCCATTCGGCCCCCTTTGCGCAGGTGGCCCTCTGCTCCCGGAAGCAGTTGGCGATATATTCAACATTCCGCACCAGCTTGGTGTCCACACCAGGGATGCCACTGCCATGGCTACAGAACACGCAGGGGCCAAACGTTACAGTGGGGCCTTGAGGCAGAGGCTTTTTGTCCTCGGGGCAGCAGGGCACAGTCTGGTCGCCTTTACAGCAGTCTCCTGTGGGGATTTTACCATTGGAGCCATCGTACTTCCCAGGTGCAAATCCAGAGAGGTTGCTCCTCTCGATCCTCTCGTCTCTCGTGATGTGGTGCTGAGCTTTCCCTCTGGGGTGGTGCTGTGGTTTCGGGGTCTGGGGCCTCGGGTATTTCTGATTCTGTCGGTCCTCTCTGTGACTGTGGCTCCCCGGTTTTCCGTTTGCATGAGCGTGGGAGCTGAGGTGCGGGTGAAGGATGTCATCCTGCGGCGAGTGaaaagacgaggaggaagaggaggtggaggccgtGGCACAGTTTTCACCCACCTCATAAACACAGAAAATCTTGGACATGTAGTCAATGATAAGGACTTTTGCCCAGTGGGGGACTGGTTTGGCCTCTGCACCACAGAAGTGTATGTtcatgatgaagatggtgagaGATGTGGAGGCTGTGACCATGGTCATTGTGGCAATATAGTACTTCCCTGTGTAAAagacaagaggggggggggggggggggagtactgTTAGAACACCACTGAACAACTGAGATTTCATTATAAAGCCAAACTTAGGTCATAATTACAATGCTGATGTTCAGTACGTCTAACGTTTACTAAGTAGAACATTCGCtaattaaaatataacacagatacacagaggcTGAGGGGAATGAGTATCTGAATCGAGGAGGTTGTGTTGTTACCCCCGTCCCTTTGTCTGTGGGTCGGTTTagagattacacaaaaactcctGAAACAATTTGCATGAACAAGGGGAGGGGCCTGACACAAGGAAGAGCCCATTCAAATATGGTGGGGAACTGGGTCAGAGGGTTTATCCCGTTATTTGACTTTTTCTCagtttcccaggaaataattcatggatcttgataaaaaacaaaaatgtacatGTTTAGGGAACTGGTATCTATTAGATTGAGCAATTTAGTCCACATTGATTACATTTAAGAGGACTATTGGGTCTTGACAGAGGAATGCACTCTACTGAATTTGGTTAGGTTAATTGGGGACACTAAATTGTGTGAAGGAATGAAtgattgtttgtctttgtctgttggCACTGCGACACGCAGGCCCCTTGTCCAAGGTGTAAACTGCCTCtcgcccagtgtcagctgggattggctccagctcccaacACAATCCTCAAAATGATAAGCGgcatagataatggatggatttaGACACAAGTGCTCAACATATTATCAATTTGACCTGATTATGATGATATATGGAAGGCTAATAATAACCAAAgaggatggtgatggaggaaatGTCAGGGGATCATTTGAGTACATCCCCCGAATGAATGTCAAGTCTGTGCATTCATTCACCACGAGATTTCAGCCTGGACCGAAGTATCTAAGTATCTAGCAGGgataaaaagacaataaaacagATATAAAGATTTTACAGTTAGAAAGAAATCAAGACAGTTGTTTCGACAAACACATTCTTACCGATAAGCGGCACACTCTCTGATGGAGGCATGCTCTCAGCCACCATCAGCTGAAACACAGTGAGAGCCAAGAGAACCGTCACTCCGAGGGAGACCTTCTCCCCAGAGTCGGCGGGCAGGTAGAACCCCAGAGGAGCCAAGAAGGAGATGAGgaagcaggggaggaggaggttgaaGATGTAGAAGGAGGAGCGGCGCTGCAGGAGCACGGTGTACGTGATGTCCGGATACGGGTCGGAGCAGCAGCCGTACATGATGACACTCTTGGTGGCCGGCATCCCGTGGCACTCCCATTCCACGTTTTCCACAAAGTCCGACAGGTCCCCGCTGTCCATGCCCATAATGATGTCTACCTGGAATTAGCATAAGCGCTGAGTGGGCGTTAAGGAGGCAAACAAGCAGCACATACTGACATttacaaaggaaacacaaattcaGCAAATGCATGCAATGCCGAATGGAAGGAGTCTCAAGGCAGGTGTGTGGCTCATGTCTTTATCTGGCCTGGTCTATCACAGAGGTCATGGCCTCACCACACAGACCTGAGGGAGTCTTGGGTTTGTCCTCTGCAACATCCCGTGGTTGTGAGTGAGGGACTTTCTCCATACC encodes the following:
- the LOC128446164 gene encoding neuronal acetylcholine receptor subunit alpha-9-II, with the translated sequence MIPIMWLAMLLPEVVHSAQGHYAHKLLNDLMENYSSALRPVEDTDRALNVTLQITLSQIKDMDERNQVLIAYLWIRQTWYDAYLRWDKEDYDGLEVIHIPSSLVWRPDLVLYNKADDDFSGPMDTNVRLRYNGEITWDAPAITKSSCVVDVSYFPFDSQECNLTFGSWTYNGNQVDIIMGMDSGDLSDFVENVEWECHGMPATKSVIMYGCCSDPYPDITYTVLLQRRSSFYIFNLLLPCFLISFLAPLGFYLPADSGEKVSLGVTVLLALTVFQLMVAESMPPSESVPLIGKYYIATMTMVTASTSLTIFIMNIHFCGAEAKPVPHWAKVLIIDYMSKIFCVYEVGENCATASTSSSSSSFHSPQDDILHPHLSSHAHANGKPGSHSHREDRQNQKYPRPQTPKPQHHPRGKAQHHITRDERIERSNLSGFAPGKYDGSNGKIPTGDCCKGDQTVPCCPEDKKPLPQGPTVTFGPCVFCSHGSGIPGVDTKLVRNVEYIANCFREQRATCAKGAEWKKIAKVMDRFFMWIFFIMVFLMSILIIGKAP